In a genomic window of [Empedobacter] haloabium:
- a CDS encoding TonB-dependent receptor: MHPTTSRRAHKRRSAHAAARCAITSTALLVLGHATAQTTPAADEPTKVVVTGLRASLESALNKKREDNGIVDVIKAEDMGKFPDTNLAESLQRVPGVVINRDAGEGRNITVRGLGQDFTRVRINGIEGLATTGGTDSSGGANRSRGFDFNVFASELFSSLTVRKSSSADVDEGSLGATVDLTTMRPFDLKGFNATITAKGKYNDLSEKTDPRVAFLLSNTFMDRKLGVLVSGAYSKRQVLEEGFSTVRWDNGPSSGGWCAPQGVAANPANSTAATCGPAAQGVARLPFSQGAVDAYNAASSAANFTPRIPRYGRLAHDQDRLGLTASVQWRPMRGALLTFDMLYSKLDASRQEDYLEAISFSRGGTQGGKPQTSVVEALYAPNGALLYGKFNGVDVRAESRYDELTTTFTQPTLTWEQDLAEGWRLNAKLGRAKSKFRNPIQTTTTLDALNVNGYTMDFRDNDRLPTIGYPFDPTQAGGALTIVGVPQVASGTQPSSIPNTTASEIRIRPQGTTNTTDVADVNVSWDVLPDRFSLKAGASAKKYTFDSYEFRRVNQGDTIFAPPAGTSVASLTTTLTGFGKGLGLPAGTPTSWAMPNLPAIAQAYDIYCNCIKSGPAGGPGDFTLSSIENANARGNNRSVREEDKGLYLMGDFNTELAGIPLRGNVGVRYVRTDLSSTGYVASNGGTAVTVDNRYSDTLPAFNVAATLRPDFIVRFGASKVMTRPQLNDLSPGGTIATTGTLSITSGNPNLKPFRAKTFDSSFEWYFARNSFLGLGLFQKNIDTYIQSLRTDVRFRDTGLPLSLLPTNFTGDEVFAVTAPINTEGGKLRGFEINYQQPFTFLPGIGKNFGALLNYTYVKSTMEYLVSPNGGATITDDLLNLSPKSWNATFYYDDGRFSARVSTSQRDAFLTRVPGQNNNDVEGKNKSLNVDLSLSYKVNDKLDLTFEGVNLTDEENDQFISRQRNSVVVNHVTGREYLLGLRYKF, encoded by the coding sequence ATGCATCCCACCACTTCCCGCCGTGCGCACAAGCGTCGCAGCGCGCACGCCGCCGCCCGCTGCGCCATCACGTCCACCGCCTTGCTGGTCCTCGGTCATGCCACCGCCCAGACCACCCCTGCCGCCGACGAACCGACCAAGGTCGTCGTCACCGGCCTGCGTGCGTCGCTGGAGTCCGCCCTGAACAAGAAGCGTGAGGACAACGGCATCGTCGACGTCATCAAGGCGGAAGACATGGGCAAGTTCCCCGACACGAACCTGGCCGAATCGCTGCAGCGCGTGCCCGGCGTCGTCATCAACCGCGACGCCGGCGAAGGCCGCAACATCACCGTGCGCGGCCTGGGCCAGGACTTTACGCGCGTGCGCATCAACGGCATCGAAGGCCTGGCGACGACGGGCGGCACGGATTCCTCGGGCGGTGCCAACCGCTCGCGCGGCTTCGACTTCAACGTGTTCGCGTCCGAGCTGTTCAGCTCACTCACGGTGCGCAAGAGCTCCTCGGCCGACGTCGACGAAGGCTCGCTGGGCGCCACCGTCGACCTGACCACGATGCGTCCGTTCGACCTGAAGGGCTTCAACGCCACCATCACCGCCAAGGGCAAGTACAACGACCTCTCGGAGAAGACCGATCCGCGCGTCGCTTTCCTGCTGTCGAACACCTTCATGGACCGCAAGCTGGGCGTGCTGGTATCGGGCGCCTACTCGAAGCGGCAGGTGCTGGAGGAAGGCTTCTCCACCGTGCGCTGGGATAACGGCCCGTCGTCCGGCGGCTGGTGTGCGCCGCAGGGCGTGGCCGCCAACCCGGCCAACTCCACCGCCGCCACCTGCGGCCCGGCCGCGCAAGGCGTGGCACGGCTGCCGTTCTCGCAGGGCGCGGTGGACGCCTACAACGCGGCCAGCAGCGCCGCCAACTTCACGCCGCGCATCCCGCGCTACGGCCGCCTGGCGCACGACCAGGACCGCCTCGGCCTGACGGCCTCGGTGCAGTGGCGCCCGATGCGCGGCGCGCTGCTGACCTTCGACATGCTGTACTCGAAGCTGGATGCGTCGCGCCAGGAAGACTACCTGGAGGCGATCTCGTTCTCGCGCGGCGGCACCCAGGGCGGCAAGCCGCAGACCAGCGTGGTCGAGGCACTGTACGCGCCCAACGGCGCGCTGTTGTACGGCAAGTTCAATGGCGTCGACGTGCGCGCCGAGTCGCGCTACGACGAGCTGACGACGACCTTCACCCAGCCGACCTTGACGTGGGAGCAGGACCTGGCCGAAGGCTGGCGCCTGAACGCAAAGCTGGGCCGCGCCAAGTCCAAGTTCCGCAACCCGATCCAGACCACCACCACGCTGGACGCGCTGAACGTCAATGGCTACACGATGGACTTCCGCGACAACGACCGTCTGCCGACGATCGGCTACCCGTTCGATCCGACCCAGGCGGGCGGCGCGCTGACGATCGTCGGCGTGCCGCAGGTGGCAAGCGGCACGCAGCCATCCTCGATCCCGAACACGACGGCCAGCGAGATCCGCATCCGCCCGCAAGGCACGACCAACACGACCGACGTGGCGGACGTCAACGTCTCGTGGGACGTGCTGCCGGACCGCTTCAGCCTGAAAGCCGGCGCCAGCGCGAAGAAGTACACGTTCGATTCGTACGAGTTCCGCCGCGTGAACCAGGGCGATACGATCTTCGCGCCGCCGGCCGGCACCTCGGTGGCCAGCCTGACGACCACGTTGACGGGCTTCGGCAAGGGCCTCGGGCTGCCGGCGGGCACGCCGACCAGCTGGGCGATGCCGAACCTGCCGGCGATCGCGCAGGCCTACGACATCTACTGCAACTGCATCAAGAGCGGCCCGGCCGGCGGTCCCGGCGACTTCACGCTGTCGTCGATCGAGAACGCCAACGCGCGCGGCAACAACCGCTCGGTGCGGGAAGAGGACAAGGGCCTGTACCTGATGGGCGACTTCAACACGGAACTGGCCGGCATCCCGCTGCGCGGCAACGTGGGCGTGCGCTACGTGCGCACCGACCTGTCGTCCACTGGCTACGTGGCGTCCAACGGCGGCACCGCCGTCACGGTGGACAACCGCTATTCGGACACGCTGCCGGCCTTTAACGTGGCGGCCACGTTGCGGCCCGACTTCATCGTCCGCTTCGGCGCATCCAAGGTCATGACGCGCCCGCAGCTGAACGACCTGTCGCCGGGCGGCACCATCGCCACCACCGGCACCCTGTCGATCACCAGCGGCAATCCGAACCTGAAGCCGTTCCGCGCCAAGACGTTCGATTCCAGCTTCGAGTGGTACTTCGCCAGGAACAGCTTCCTGGGCCTGGGCCTGTTCCAGAAGAACATCGACACGTATATCCAAAGCCTGCGCACCGACGTGCGCTTCCGCGACACGGGCCTGCCGCTGTCGCTGCTGCCGACCAATTTCACGGGCGACGAGGTGTTCGCGGTGACGGCGCCGATCAATACGGAAGGCGGCAAGTTGCGCGGCTTCGAGATCAACTACCAGCAGCCGTTCACGTTCCTGCCGGGGATCGGCAAGAACTTCGGCGCCCTGCTGAACTACACCTACGTCAAGTCGACGATGGAGTACCTGGTGTCGCCCAACGGCGGCGCGACGATCACGGACGACCTCCTGAACCTGTCGCCGAAATCCTGGAACGCCACGTTCTACTACGACGACGGCCGCTTCAGCGCCCGTGTCTCGACCTCGCAGCGCGACGCCTTCCTGACCCGCGTGCCGGGCCAGAACAACAACGACGTGGAAGGCAAGAACAAGTCGCTGAACGTGGACCTGTCGCTGTCGTACAAGGTCAACGACAAGCTCGATCTGACCTTCGAGGGCGTCAACCTGACCGACGAGGAGAACGACCAGTTCATCAGCCGCCAGCGCAACAGCGTGGTCGTCAACCATGTGACGGGACGGGAGTATCTGCTGGGGTTGCGCTACAAGTTCTGA
- a CDS encoding glycoside hydrolase family 88 protein, translating into MKLKTNVKTNVLAALACCALLGAAHAEGPFRNPDNKNLNDPSEGTYPVPYKMPVAAEITEALHRIRAYMDQATPTRVVNRKTGAPITDFKNPVPEAAFEDAAGDYGILVYEMGVVHSGLLRAAEVTGDQGFTTMTRRHLQFFADKLPYFRAQEQKFHLERANSFSRFLDPRALDDAGSMCAALMRARAAKVGPDLAGMIATCGDWVANKQFRLADGTLARKRPQAVSLWGDDMYMSIPALAEMGRMTGERKYFDDAVNNVLNMSKYLFNPQLGIYTHGWHAHAPDSPRFYWARANGWAVLAMSDLLDVLPQDHPGRAKVLDQLRAALKGIAERQSGTGLWHQMIDRSDSYLETSASAMFVYTIAHAVNQGWISPTVYGSVAQAGWAGLATKINAQGQVEGTCVGTTLASDQVYYYHRPTSVHALHGYGPMLLAGAEMLRLLKNPNVNIEYKVRTYHYQPKGAGQTDYREHH; encoded by the coding sequence GTGAAACTCAAGACGAACGTCAAGACGAACGTGCTGGCCGCGCTGGCCTGCTGCGCCCTGCTGGGCGCCGCCCATGCGGAGGGCCCCTTCCGCAATCCCGACAACAAGAACCTGAACGACCCTTCCGAAGGCACGTATCCGGTGCCGTACAAGATGCCGGTGGCGGCCGAGATCACCGAGGCGCTGCACCGCATTCGCGCCTACATGGACCAGGCCACGCCGACCCGCGTGGTCAACCGCAAGACCGGCGCGCCGATCACCGACTTCAAAAACCCCGTGCCGGAAGCGGCCTTCGAGGACGCCGCCGGCGACTACGGCATCCTGGTCTACGAAATGGGCGTCGTGCATTCCGGCCTGCTGCGCGCGGCCGAGGTCACGGGCGACCAGGGTTTCACCACGATGACGCGGCGCCACCTGCAATTCTTCGCCGACAAGCTGCCCTACTTCCGCGCGCAGGAACAGAAGTTCCACCTGGAGCGTGCCAACAGCTTCTCGCGCTTCCTCGATCCGCGCGCGCTGGACGATGCCGGCTCGATGTGCGCGGCGCTGATGCGCGCCCGCGCCGCCAAGGTCGGCCCAGACCTCGCGGGCATGATCGCCACGTGTGGCGACTGGGTCGCCAACAAGCAGTTCCGCCTGGCCGACGGCACGCTGGCGCGCAAGCGTCCGCAGGCCGTCTCGTTGTGGGGCGACGACATGTACATGAGCATTCCGGCGCTGGCCGAGATGGGTCGCATGACGGGCGAACGCAAGTATTTCGACGACGCGGTCAACAACGTGCTCAATATGAGCAAGTACCTGTTCAACCCGCAGCTCGGCATCTACACTCACGGCTGGCATGCGCACGCACCCGATTCGCCGCGCTTTTACTGGGCGCGCGCGAACGGCTGGGCCGTACTGGCGATGAGCGACCTGCTGGACGTGCTGCCGCAGGACCACCCGGGCCGCGCCAAGGTGTTGGACCAGTTGCGCGCGGCCTTGAAGGGCATCGCCGAGCGCCAGTCCGGCACGGGCCTGTGGCACCAGATGATCGACCGCAGCGACTCCTACCTGGAGACGTCGGCCAGCGCGATGTTCGTCTACACGATCGCGCACGCGGTCAACCAGGGCTGGATCAGCCCGACCGTGTACGGCTCGGTGGCGCAGGCCGGCTGGGCGGGGCTGGCGACGAAGATCAACGCACAGGGCCAGGTGGAAGGCACCTGCGTCGGCACCACGCTCGCCTCCGACCAGGTGTATTACTACCATCGCCCGACCAGCGTGCATGCGCTGCACGGCTATGGCCCCATGCTGCTGGCCGGCGCCGAGATGCTGCGCCTGCTGAAGAACCCGAACGTGAACATCGAATACAAGGTCCGCACCTATCACTACCAGCCGAAAGGCGCGGGGCAGACCGACTACCGCGAACACCATTGA
- a CDS encoding DUF4861 family protein: protein MTLHRPTAAALLATLLLPAAHAASLRVTLSHDLSTARPSETVTIPWLEVNKAMPGALIQRIAVKDANGKAVPYQVTNVAPLAKDPHNVGAAYGELIFQHSFKAGEKSATYTVESIDGVAPVFPAQAFARYVPERLDDFAWENDKLAHRTYGPALMAPAPPGSGKEVLQTSGLDLWFKRVSYPIVDRWYNKGHDHYHHDEGEGMDMYNVGKSRGAGGTGIWDGKTLYTSVNYANWKVLANGPVRSVFELRYDAWDAAGTPVTEVKRFTVDAGHYLDRIDSTFEFKDKASLLAAVGLNKTPSDKGEQPDIDVYREVKDGVLLQWVKQKTKGEFGTAIILPGATEYAQDQLNHLVLAPVKAGQPLRYYAGGAWNRAGEITSLEQWKAYVADMAQRARHPVKVALQAQP from the coding sequence ATGACCTTGCACCGCCCGACCGCCGCCGCCCTGCTGGCGACGCTGTTGCTCCCTGCCGCGCACGCGGCCAGCCTGCGCGTGACCTTGTCGCACGACCTGTCCACGGCACGGCCGTCGGAAACCGTGACGATTCCCTGGCTTGAAGTCAACAAGGCCATGCCCGGCGCGCTGATCCAGCGCATTGCCGTCAAGGACGCCAACGGCAAGGCCGTGCCCTACCAGGTGACGAACGTGGCGCCGCTGGCAAAGGACCCGCACAACGTCGGCGCGGCCTATGGCGAACTGATTTTCCAGCACAGCTTCAAGGCCGGCGAGAAGAGCGCGACCTACACCGTCGAGTCCATCGACGGCGTGGCGCCCGTGTTCCCGGCGCAGGCATTCGCGCGCTACGTGCCCGAGCGCCTGGACGACTTCGCGTGGGAAAACGACAAGCTGGCGCACCGCACCTACGGTCCGGCCCTGATGGCGCCGGCGCCGCCGGGCAGCGGCAAGGAAGTGCTGCAGACCAGCGGCCTGGATCTGTGGTTCAAGCGCGTGTCCTACCCGATCGTCGACCGCTGGTACAACAAGGGCCACGACCACTATCACCATGACGAGGGCGAAGGCATGGACATGTACAACGTCGGCAAGTCGCGCGGCGCCGGCGGCACCGGCATCTGGGACGGCAAGACGCTGTACACGAGCGTCAACTACGCCAACTGGAAGGTGCTGGCCAACGGTCCCGTGCGCAGCGTGTTCGAACTGCGCTACGACGCCTGGGACGCGGCCGGCACGCCCGTCACGGAGGTCAAGCGCTTCACGGTGGATGCCGGCCACTACCTGGACCGGATCGACAGCACGTTCGAGTTCAAGGACAAGGCGTCGCTGCTTGCCGCCGTGGGCCTGAACAAGACGCCTTCGGACAAGGGCGAACAGCCGGACATCGACGTGTACCGCGAGGTCAAGGACGGCGTGCTGCTGCAGTGGGTCAAGCAGAAGACCAAGGGCGAATTCGGCACGGCCATCATCCTGCCGGGGGCGACGGAGTACGCGCAGGACCAGCTGAACCACCTGGTGCTGGCGCCCGTCAAGGCGGGCCAGCCGCTGCGCTACTACGCCGGCGGCGCCTGGAATCGCGCCGGCGAAATCACCAGCCTGGAGCAATGGAAGGCCTACGTGGCCGACATGGCGCAACGGGCACGCCATCCCGTCAAGGTGGCGCTGCAGGCGCAGCCGTAA